From Triticum aestivum cultivar Chinese Spring chromosome 4A, IWGSC CS RefSeq v2.1, whole genome shotgun sequence, a single genomic window includes:
- the LOC123085701 gene encoding ABC transporter I family member 20, which yields MAPTVEIRNLTFTYPGIDGKPPPGAPPLIEDVCFSLEAAQRCLLVGSNGAGKTTILKILGGKHMVDPSMVRVLGRSAFHDTALTSSGDLCYLGGEWRRDVAFAGYQVNIQMDISAEKMLFGVTGVDPQRRDELIKILDVDLTWRMHKASDGQRRRVQICMGLLKPFKVLLLDEITVDLDVLARANLLTYLKKECAEQGATIIYATHIFDGLDDWPTHIVYVAHGKLQLALPLEKVKEMSQLSLMRTVERWLRKERDEDRRKRKERKEKGLPAFDKVIEGSRVVNNGWAAGRLTSTIAGEENFSLSSNSVLR from the exons ATGGCGCCAACGGTGGAGATCAGGAATCTCACCTTCACCTACCCGGGAATCGACGGCAAGCCGCCGCCCGGAGCACCGCCCCTCATCGAGGACGTCTGCTTCTCCCTCGAAGCCGCTCAGCGCTGCCTTCTCGTCGGCTCCAACGGCGCAG GTAAGACAACGATACTGAAGATACTAGGCGGGAAGCACATGGTGGATCCGAGCATGGTTCGGGTCCTGGGGAGGTCGGCCTTCCACGACACGGCGCTTACCTCCTCCGGAGACCTCTGCTACCTTGGCGGCGAG TGGAGGCGCGATGTTGCCTTTGCGGGCTACCAGGTGAATATACAGATGGACATTTCGGCAGAGAAGATGCTATTTGGTGTCACTGGCGTTGATCCTCAGAGAAGAGATGAGCTTATCAAG attttGGATGTTGACCTTACCTGGCGGATGCACAAGGCATCAGATGGTCAGAGGAGAAGAGTCCAGATTTGCATGGGACTTCTCAAGCCATTCAAG GTTCTTCTTCTTGATGAGATAACAGTTGATCTTGATGTGTTGGCAAGAGCAAATCTGTTGACATATCTAAAGAAGGAATGTGCGGAACAAGGTGCAACAATTATCTATGCCACACATATCTTCGATGGCCTGGATGACTGGCCAACTCACATT GTCTATGTTGCTCATGGGAAGTTGCAACTAGCGCTGCCATTAGAAAAGGTGAAAGAAATGAGCCAGTTATCGCTCATG AGAACAGTAGAGCGCTGGCTGAGGAAAGAGAGGGACGAAGACAGGAGGAAGAGAAAGGAACGGAAGGAGAAAGGCCTCCCGGCATTCGACAAGGTCATTGAGGGGAGCAGAGTAGTGAACAACGGGTGGGCAGCAGGAAGGCTCACTTCGACGATAGCCGGGGAAGAGAACTTTTCTCTCAGTTCAAACAGCGTTCTTCGGTAG